One region of Priestia megaterium genomic DNA includes:
- the lepB gene encoding signal peptidase I, protein MSKNNVKKEVFSWIKSIVIALVIVVGVRHFLFAPTTVHGESMYPTFEDSNRVILNKISDVDRFDMIVFHAPDADENYIKRVIGLPGDTVEMKNDVLYINGKAYKEPYLKDSKKSLAPNEKFTEDFTLQTLPATDGKVKVPKNSLFVMGDNRPVSHDGRAFGFISQKSVIGKVQFRYYPLNEVGEPK, encoded by the coding sequence ATGAGCAAAAATAACGTAAAAAAAGAAGTGTTTTCATGGATTAAGTCCATTGTTATTGCATTGGTTATTGTAGTGGGAGTTCGCCATTTTTTATTTGCGCCAACTACGGTTCACGGTGAATCGATGTATCCAACGTTTGAAGATTCAAACCGCGTTATTTTAAATAAAATCAGTGATGTTGATCGCTTTGATATGATTGTATTTCATGCACCGGATGCAGATGAAAATTATATTAAACGTGTAATTGGACTGCCAGGAGATACGGTAGAAATGAAAAACGACGTTCTGTATATCAACGGCAAAGCTTATAAAGAGCCGTATTTAAAAGACTCTAAAAAATCTCTTGCACCTAATGAAAAATTCACGGAAGATTTTACGCTTCAAACGCTGCCTGCAACTGATGGCAAAGTGAAGGTACCGAAAAATTCACTATTTGTCATGGGTGACAACCGTCCTGTAAGCCATGATGGACGAGCATTTGGCTTTATTTCACAAAAATCAGTGATCGGAAAAGTGCAGTTTCGCTACTATCCGTTAAATGAAGTAGGCGAACCGAAATAA
- a CDS encoding CBO0543 family protein, with amino-acid sequence MFEMIKMMQQVLNKKEFSYWVHQDLFSFQWWLIVVINALFLLLFYFFIDRQRLFFMLLVFFISFDIVGLVDEFGKFFNLWCYPHQMLPFTDRFNTVDFAIIPVSIALVYQFFSKWKFFFIAHIITSAVIAFIGIPIFKALYLYKLLNWSMFYSFLTVFIMGIVVKMISDWMAGKKRGYRVS; translated from the coding sequence ATGTTTGAAATGATTAAAATGATGCAACAAGTCTTAAACAAAAAGGAATTTTCTTATTGGGTTCATCAAGATCTTTTTAGTTTTCAATGGTGGCTCATAGTAGTGATAAACGCTCTTTTTCTGCTGCTTTTTTACTTTTTTATTGATAGACAGCGCCTCTTTTTTATGCTTCTCGTTTTTTTTATCAGCTTTGACATAGTCGGTTTAGTAGATGAATTCGGGAAATTTTTTAACCTGTGGTGCTATCCTCACCAGATGCTGCCGTTTACAGATCGCTTCAATACGGTTGACTTTGCTATTATTCCGGTAAGTATTGCACTCGTCTACCAATTTTTCAGCAAATGGAAATTTTTCTTTATCGCACATATTATTACGTCTGCCGTTATTGCTTTTATAGGCATTCCAATATTCAAAGCGCTGTATTTGTACAAATTGCTGAACTGGTCGATGTTTTATTCATTTCTTACAGTATTCATCATGGGAATTGTCGTGAAAATGATTAGCGATTGGATGGCAGGTAAAAAGAGAGGTTATAGGGTTAGCTAA
- a CDS encoding DUF975 family protein — MNIGTIKREAKASLKNRWGLAILLTVVTYGVYTLLPIPFEIVASGGYDNWMKDESDSASWISTAFAIVFSPLLMANYWAFLGLARGESVRLGHLFKTFQDFGLYVKSLGIYVLMTLYVMLWSLLLLIPGIIKALAYSQTYYICKDNPTYSMNQAITESRRLMNGYKGQYFLLLLSFLGWFLLSIITVGIGFLWSIPYLSASLARFYENLLNERSSHAE; from the coding sequence ATGAACATCGGTACGATTAAAAGAGAAGCTAAAGCTTCTTTAAAGAATCGCTGGGGACTTGCGATTCTACTGACAGTGGTGACGTACGGAGTATATACGCTTCTGCCTATTCCATTTGAAATTGTGGCAAGCGGCGGCTATGACAATTGGATGAAAGATGAATCTGATTCCGCTTCATGGATTTCAACTGCCTTTGCTATTGTCTTCTCGCCTCTTCTGATGGCGAACTACTGGGCATTTTTAGGTCTAGCACGAGGTGAATCTGTTCGATTGGGGCACTTGTTTAAAACATTCCAAGACTTTGGCCTTTATGTAAAGTCATTAGGAATTTATGTACTTATGACTCTTTATGTGATGCTGTGGTCACTGCTTTTACTGATTCCTGGAATTATTAAAGCACTGGCATATTCACAAACGTACTATATTTGTAAAGACAATCCTACTTACTCGATGAATCAAGCGATTACAGAAAGCCGTAGGTTGATGAATGGTTATAAAGGACAGTACTTCCTGCTGCTGCTAAGCTTTCTTGGCTGGTTTTTATTAAGTATTATTACAGTAGGAATCGGCTTTTTATGGTCTATTCCATACCTTTCTGCTTCACTTGCTCGTTTTTATGAAAATTTGTTAAACGAACGTTCATCGCATGCTGAATAA
- a CDS encoding DUF1259 domain-containing protein, with translation MYTTSEICQQFGQILNAKSKVSPTGCSVSLKRSFQASVQGRKSSSVVPVGVSFEAIDAQGNALNLAEIAILQEEIPRFTEAAARQGLIVSALHNHWLFTEPVLMYLHIQSVEPPLHFAKKMAFCFTTLSSLPVSTNV, from the coding sequence ATGTATACTACAAGTGAGATATGTCAGCAGTTTGGCCAGATTTTAAACGCTAAAAGCAAAGTTAGTCCAACAGGATGCTCAGTGTCGCTTAAAAGAAGCTTTCAGGCTTCTGTTCAAGGGCGGAAAAGCAGCTCTGTCGTTCCTGTTGGCGTATCATTTGAGGCGATAGACGCGCAGGGAAACGCGTTAAACTTGGCTGAGATTGCTATTTTACAAGAAGAAATCCCTCGTTTTACAGAAGCTGCTGCGCGGCAAGGTCTTATCGTAAGCGCTTTGCATAACCATTGGCTTTTTACAGAACCCGTCCTTATGTATCTTCATATTCAATCTGTAGAGCCTCCTTTACATTTTGCGAAAAAAATGGCTTTTTGTTTTACAACGCTAAGCAGCTTGCCTGTTTCAACAAACGTATAA